From the Leifsonia sp. AG29 genome, one window contains:
- a CDS encoding protein kinase domain-containing protein: protein MAAAAADDDVVSQVFAERYRFDSVVGRGGMATVYRAYDETLGRPVAVKLYHAAVGDAGHQEGELRVLAGLDHHGLVPMIDAGVARDAGGRTRRFIVMPFVHGSDLQTRLFEAPISARHIAEIGYDMAEVLDYVHARRVIHRDIKPSNVLLVDYGNGSSRARAKLTDFGIALFDDIERMTAEGQTTGTAAYLSPEQAGGATVTTATDVYSLGLVLLECFTLKKEFPGSMVESAVARLARDPRIPDELPTRWRELLGAMTSRDPAVRPDARDLVSALKQIVIAESGRHKESGTLFPVGGRPAFDTAAPNALDTLPTEALYRATAMAARMLSAPISIVSVVDHDRTWFTSHYGADVARIAREVDLSKATVPQQEPVIVEDARTDPRAQGSPLVEGPLAVRFYVGVPLKRADGQTIGTLSVLGFEPGTASPSDIANLEDLAAIIVAQLELRREGMRKAGDSTGSIPTPVPAALLQREIPLQA from the coding sequence ATGGCCGCCGCCGCCGCTGACGACGATGTCGTCTCCCAGGTGTTCGCAGAGCGATACCGGTTCGATTCCGTCGTCGGGCGCGGCGGGATGGCGACCGTCTACCGGGCGTACGACGAGACGCTCGGGCGCCCTGTGGCCGTCAAGCTCTATCACGCGGCCGTCGGCGACGCGGGTCACCAGGAGGGCGAGCTCCGGGTCCTCGCCGGTCTCGACCACCACGGTCTGGTGCCCATGATCGATGCCGGGGTCGCTCGCGACGCCGGCGGCCGGACCCGACGCTTCATCGTGATGCCGTTCGTCCACGGCAGCGACCTGCAGACCCGGCTGTTCGAAGCGCCCATCTCGGCCCGGCACATCGCCGAGATCGGTTACGACATGGCCGAGGTGCTCGATTACGTGCACGCGCGCCGCGTCATCCACCGCGACATCAAGCCCTCGAACGTCCTGCTCGTCGACTACGGCAACGGCTCGTCGCGTGCGCGTGCGAAGCTGACCGACTTCGGCATCGCCCTGTTCGACGACATCGAGCGGATGACAGCGGAAGGTCAGACCACCGGGACGGCGGCCTACCTGAGTCCCGAGCAGGCCGGCGGCGCCACGGTCACGACCGCCACGGACGTGTACTCGCTCGGGCTCGTGCTCCTCGAATGCTTCACCCTGAAGAAGGAGTTCCCCGGATCGATGGTGGAGTCGGCGGTCGCGCGCCTGGCCCGCGATCCGCGGATCCCGGACGAGCTGCCGACCCGCTGGCGCGAGCTCCTCGGCGCGATGACCAGCCGGGATCCGGCCGTGCGGCCGGACGCGCGCGACCTCGTCTCAGCGCTGAAGCAGATCGTCATCGCTGAGAGCGGCCGTCACAAGGAGTCGGGAACCCTCTTCCCGGTCGGCGGCCGACCGGCGTTCGACACCGCCGCGCCGAATGCGCTCGACACCCTCCCGACCGAGGCCCTGTACCGCGCCACGGCCATGGCGGCCCGGATGCTCTCAGCGCCGATCTCGATCGTCAGCGTCGTCGACCACGACCGAACGTGGTTCACGTCCCACTACGGGGCCGACGTCGCGCGCATCGCCCGAGAAGTCGACCTGTCGAAGGCGACCGTGCCGCAGCAAGAGCCTGTGATCGTCGAGGATGCGCGCACCGACCCGCGGGCCCAGGGCAGCCCGCTGGTCGAGGGTCCCCTCGCGGTGCGCTTCTACGTGGGGGTGCCCCTGAAACGCGCGGACGGGCAGACCATCGGCACCCTCTCGGTGCTCGGCTTCGAGCCGGGAACGGCTTCGCCGTCCGACATCGCGAACCTGGAGGACCTCGCCGCGATCATCGTCGCCCAGCTCGAGCTCCGCCGCGAAGGCATGCGCAAGGCGGGGGACAGCACCGGGAGCATCCCGACCCCCGTGCCGGCGGCGCTCCTGCAGCGGGAGATCCCGCTGCAGGCGTGA